The following coding sequences lie in one Oculatellaceae cyanobacterium genomic window:
- a CDS encoding hybrid sensor histidine kinase/response regulator: MGEQKHKMMAANSVSIRILLIEDNLAEARLLHEILALSQFNQFSLVHVKRLREALEQLNQNEFDVILLDLTLPDSQGLASLAPLLSKAPHVPIVVLTNTNDDELALEAVRQGAQDYLIKRHVNINVLVRSVRYAIERKQALGALQAVNDQLNIRVQQRNAELLEAKEVNQLKSELVSMISHDFRNPMNTILLSAGLLEDNADQLTKEKKISYFQLIHSAIDDMARLLDEVLIIGKADAGKLQYQPNPLDLEDFCHQLIEQIQLSIGKKHQLVFTTQGELGEAEWDENLLRHILCNLLANAIKYSAEGSTVSLELVTQDHSVFFYIQDQGIGIPASEQELLFQAFNRASNVGKISGHGLGLAIVKKCVEVHGGQIAVESNVGVGTKFQVTLPLKSRVKYSQF, translated from the coding sequence ATGGGTGAACAAAAGCACAAAATGATGGCTGCAAACTCAGTCTCAATAAGAATATTGCTGATTGAGGACAACTTAGCAGAAGCGAGACTTTTGCATGAAATTTTGGCATTAAGCCAGTTCAATCAATTTAGTTTAGTTCATGTCAAACGATTGCGGGAAGCCCTCGAACAACTTAATCAAAATGAATTTGATGTCATCTTATTAGATCTGACACTACCAGATAGCCAAGGATTAGCCTCACTTGCCCCCCTACTCAGCAAGGCTCCTCATGTACCAATCGTTGTACTTACAAATACTAACGATGATGAACTAGCACTTGAGGCAGTTCGCCAGGGGGCGCAAGATTATCTCATCAAGCGTCATGTCAATATTAATGTCTTGGTTCGCTCTGTGCGTTATGCCATTGAGCGTAAACAGGCATTGGGAGCATTACAAGCAGTAAATGACCAGTTAAATATCCGGGTTCAGCAAAGAAATGCTGAGTTGCTTGAAGCCAAGGAAGTCAACCAGCTTAAATCTGAATTAGTCTCCATGATTTCTCATGATTTTCGCAATCCGATGAATACTATCCTGCTTTCTGCTGGATTGCTTGAAGATAACGCTGACCAATTGACTAAGGAAAAGAAAATTTCTTATTTTCAATTGATTCACTCAGCAATTGATGATATGGCTAGACTATTAGATGAGGTTTTAATTATTGGTAAAGCTGATGCAGGTAAACTTCAGTATCAACCGAATCCGTTAGATTTAGAAGATTTCTGCCATCAATTAATTGAACAAATACAACTGAGTATAGGTAAAAAGCATCAACTTGTGTTTACCACCCAAGGGGAATTAGGCGAGGCAGAATGGGATGAAAATTTGCTCAGGCATATTTTATGTAATTTACTGGCAAATGCGATTAAATATTCAGCAGAAGGTAGCACAGTCAGCTTAGAATTAGTTACTCAGGATCACTCAGTATTTTTTTATATTCAAGATCAAGGAATTGGTATTCCTGCTTCAGAACAAGAGCTTTTGTTTCAAGCTTTTAATCGCGCTAGTAATGTCGGTAAAATTTCTGGTCATGGCTTGGGACTAGCAATTGTTAAGAAATGTGTAGAAGTACACGGAGGGCAAATTGCTGTGGAGAGTAACGTGGGAGTTGGTACAAAATTTCAAGTTACGCTACCATTAAAGAGCAGGGTTAAATACAGCCAATTTTAA
- a CDS encoding response regulator produces MNVEADEKHKTIFLVEDNRGDIRLIEEALKSSSLPHKVVSVRNGLDAMYYLRQEGEYTDAVRPDLILLDLNLPKKDGREVLAEIKADPLLKRIPVVVLTTSSNEDDIFQSYDLHVNCYITKSRNLSQLLEIVKLIEQFWLSTVTLPLT; encoded by the coding sequence GTGAACGTAGAAGCGGACGAAAAGCACAAAACAATCTTCCTAGTTGAGGACAATCGAGGCGATATCCGCTTAATTGAAGAAGCGTTGAAAAGTAGTTCGCTACCTCACAAAGTAGTAAGTGTTAGAAACGGTTTGGACGCAATGTATTATTTACGCCAAGAAGGAGAGTATACTGATGCCGTGCGTCCAGACTTGATTCTGTTGGATTTAAACTTACCTAAAAAAGACGGTCGAGAGGTACTAGCAGAAATCAAAGCTGACCCTTTGCTAAAACGTATTCCTGTAGTTGTGCTGACAACTTCTAGTAACGAAGATGATATTTTTCAAAGTTACGACTTACACGTAAATTGCTACATCACCAAATCTCGTAACCTCAGCCAGCTACTTGAAATTGTCAAATTGATTGAACAGTTTTGGCTCTCTACTGTTACTTTACCGTTGACCTAA
- a CDS encoding ATP-binding protein gives MATNFQVSGIELTSLKQAPIHVSGQIQPHGVLFVLQEPELQILQFSSNVPKIFGLAAENIIGKNLDEVLDAFQVEKLKAGISADSLDFINPTKLWVRKAGDDYLVFDGVFHRNADGVLILELEPALSNENIPFLSFYHLARTSINQLQATSNLREFCQIIVQEVRKVTGFDRVMLYKFDDDGHGSVIAEEKLESMEPYLGLHYPESDIPQPARKLFASNWIRCIPDTSSQPAQIIPAQHPTSQRPLDLTLSLLRSASPCHIEYLHNMKVGASLTISLIKDQKLWGLIACHHQSPKYVAYELRKACEFLGRVIFSEISAREETEDYDYRIKLTYIQSALIESMSQEENFIDGLVKHQPNLLDLANAQGAAICFGGNYTLIGETPKEDDLNFLVQWLRNNIDDEVFYTDSLPHLYPDAERFKNFASGLLAIPISKRNYVLWFRPEVIQTVNWGGDPTKAFELTQLDGNVRLSPRKSFELWKETVRLTSLPWKQVEIKAALELRKALINIVLRQADELALLAQDLERSNAELKKFAYVASHDLQEPLNQVANYVQLIEMRYQQQLDEDAKEFIGFAVEGVRHMQTLIDDVLAYSRVDKQGVEFEITEVEKPLNRALTNLGRRISESKAVITHDELPTVMADSTQLMQLFQNLIGNAIKFRSDDAPVIHVGASRLEDAWLFSVRDNGIGIDPQFSDRIFVIFQRLHTRDEYPGTGMGLAICKKIVECHRGRIWVESELGGGATFYLTIPVGGRDRERRSGRKAQNNLPS, from the coding sequence TTCGGTCTTGCTGCTGAAAATATCATCGGAAAAAACCTAGACGAAGTTTTAGATGCCTTCCAAGTAGAAAAACTTAAAGCTGGAATATCAGCAGATAGCTTAGATTTTATTAATCCTACAAAACTTTGGGTGAGAAAGGCTGGCGATGATTACTTAGTATTTGATGGTGTATTTCACCGTAATGCCGACGGTGTTTTAATTTTAGAACTAGAACCTGCTCTTTCTAACGAAAACATTCCATTTTTAAGCTTTTATCATCTAGCTAGAACCTCAATTAATCAATTACAAGCAACATCAAATTTGCGCGAGTTCTGTCAAATTATTGTCCAAGAAGTGCGAAAAGTGACAGGATTTGACAGAGTGATGTTATACAAATTTGATGATGATGGACATGGCTCTGTAATTGCTGAAGAAAAATTAGAAAGTATGGAACCTTATCTGGGTTTACACTACCCAGAATCAGATATTCCACAACCAGCTAGAAAATTATTTGCTTCTAATTGGATTAGATGTATCCCAGATACTTCTTCCCAACCTGCTCAAATTATTCCTGCCCAGCACCCAACAAGTCAACGTCCACTTGATTTAACTTTATCGCTCCTCAGAAGTGCATCACCTTGTCATATTGAATACTTGCACAATATGAAAGTTGGCGCTTCTTTAACTATTTCTTTAATTAAAGATCAAAAACTTTGGGGATTAATTGCTTGCCATCATCAGTCACCCAAGTATGTTGCTTATGAATTGCGTAAAGCTTGTGAATTCTTGGGAAGAGTAATATTTTCTGAAATTTCAGCTAGAGAAGAAACTGAAGATTACGACTATCGGATCAAGTTGACATATATCCAATCAGCCTTGATTGAATCTATGTCCCAAGAAGAAAACTTTATTGATGGGTTAGTTAAACATCAACCAAATTTACTAGACCTCGCCAATGCTCAAGGAGCAGCTATATGTTTTGGGGGGAATTACACCCTAATTGGTGAAACTCCCAAAGAAGACGATCTTAATTTTTTAGTGCAATGGCTAAGAAATAATATTGATGATGAGGTATTTTATACTGATTCTCTGCCACATCTTTATCCAGACGCGGAAAGGTTTAAAAACTTTGCTAGTGGTTTACTAGCTATTCCCATTTCTAAACGTAACTATGTTTTATGGTTTCGACCAGAAGTGATTCAAACCGTGAATTGGGGGGGAGATCCTACTAAAGCGTTTGAATTAACTCAATTAGATGGCAATGTGCGTTTATCGCCTCGCAAATCATTTGAATTGTGGAAAGAAACAGTTCGCTTAACGTCTTTACCTTGGAAACAAGTTGAGATTAAAGCAGCACTGGAATTGAGGAAAGCACTAATTAATATTGTGCTGCGCCAAGCTGATGAACTAGCTTTATTAGCTCAAGATTTGGAGCGCTCAAATGCCGAACTGAAAAAATTTGCTTATGTCGCTTCCCATGATTTACAAGAACCGCTCAATCAAGTAGCAAACTATGTGCAACTGATCGAGATGCGTTATCAACAGCAGCTTGATGAAGATGCTAAAGAGTTCATTGGTTTCGCTGTTGAGGGAGTAAGACATATGCAGACATTGATTGATGATGTGTTAGCTTACTCGCGTGTAGATAAACAAGGCGTTGAATTTGAAATTACTGAGGTAGAGAAACCTTTAAATCGTGCTTTGACAAATTTAGGAAGACGCATTTCTGAAAGCAAAGCTGTAATTACCCATGATGAGTTGCCAACAGTGATGGCAGATAGTACTCAATTAATGCAGTTATTCCAGAATTTAATTGGTAATGCGATTAAGTTCCGCAGTGACGATGCGCCAGTAATTCATGTGGGTGCTTCGCGGTTAGAGGATGCGTGGTTATTCTCGGTACGTGATAATGGTATTGGTATAGATCCGCAGTTTAGCGATCGCATTTTTGTGATCTTTCAACGCTTGCACACACGGGATGAATACCCAGGTACAGGCATGGGTTTAGCTATTTGTAAAAAGATAGTAGAGTGCCACAGAGGTCGCATCTGGGTTGAATCAGAACTTGGAGGCGGCGCAACATTCTACTTGACAATTCCAGTCGGAGGACGCGATCGTGAACGTAGAAGCGGACGAAAAGCACAAAACAATCTTCCTAGTTGA